Proteins from a genomic interval of Rosa chinensis cultivar Old Blush chromosome 2, RchiOBHm-V2, whole genome shotgun sequence:
- the LOC112186666 gene encoding auxin-binding protein ABP19a, with translation MISPIFLFVFFFILSYSYASHVQDFCVADYSAPQGPVGYTCKDPSKVTVDDFVLSGLGVPANTSNMYKFGFTAAFAFDFSGLNGLGVSMGRADIEVGGIVPIHSHPGATELVVIGEGSSIIGGFIASNNKVYQKPLNKGDTMVLPQGLYHFFVNQGKIPAVIYAAFSSESPTVQLLDTSLFKNDLATDILAKTTLLDVAQIEKLKKLFGGTN, from the coding sequence ATGATTTCCCCCATCTTCCTCTTCgtgttttttttcattctttcatATTCCTATGCTTCACATGTCCAAGACTTCTGTGTTGCAGACTACTCAGCTCCCCAAGGCCCCGTAGGCTACACATGCAAAGACCCTTCAAAGGTTACCGTAGATGATTTCGTCCTCTCGGGCCTTGGGGTGCCTGCTAACACTTCAAACATGTACAAGTTTGGATTCACAGCTGCATTTGCTTTTGACTTCTCTGGCCTCAATGGCCTCGGAGTTTCCATGGGTCGCGCAGACATAGAAGTTGGCGGCATTGTCCCCATCCACTCTCACCCCGGAGCTACCGAGCTAGTGGTTATTGGTGAAGGAAGTTCGATAATTGGTGGGTTCATTGCCTCAAACAACAAGGTTTATCAAAAGCCCCTGAACAAGGGTGACACAATGGTTCTTCCTCAAGGCTTGTATCACTTCTTTGTGAATCAGGGTAAAATTCCGGCAGTCATATATGCTGCTTTCAGTAGTGAAAGTCCAACCGTGCAGCTTTTGGACACATCACTGTTTAAAAATGATTTAGCCACTGATATCCTAGCAAAGACTACTTTACTTGATGTTGCTCAGATTGAGAAACTCAAAAAACTCTTTGGTGGTACTAATTAA